DNA from Lonchura striata isolate bLonStr1 chromosome 5, bLonStr1.mat, whole genome shotgun sequence:
AACAAAGCAGAGTTTTTTATGCAATAAAATATGAATTAGGGAAGAGGGTACAAGATATTTCTAGattccttctcctcccttctGTTCAATTTCAATTTGCAAGcaaagcattattttaaaattccttatCACTTAAGTTCCTCCTATGCTTTTTTAAGACTCACAGATCAttggtgagaaaaaaaaaacaaaacaccaaatcCAGAGCTAAAAGCAGATTTGGCATCTGAAACAGATTCACTTCAGTCAGCTCACCTCTACTGCTATTCCAAAGATGGAGATGCCTGGCTCCCTCTCTGTGCAAATACAAACCTCCTCCTTGGAAGAGGTGCCACAGCCCTCAGGGTACAGTGGCTCAGCAGCACCTTTTCTCTGAGTAACTGGCACCACACTTCTAACAAGTACCAAGACAGAGCTCTGCCAAAGGCTGGCTGCAGATGGACAGacctcagcatttctgcaatCAGCACTCACCATGCTGGAGGTGTGGCTCATTTTTCCTGCCAGCAACCAGCTCCCTGAGGTCTATCTATGAGGACCATTCCAAGGAATCCCATGGAAGTTACCACCCAAGTCAGCAAGCACTGCAAACAAAGGGAGTGTTCCTTTTTCTGCAGTGGATGGCTCCTCTGAAGCGTGAGGCTGAGGGACACTGGAGGTACCCTAAGAATAAATGGGGTTTGGGCTCCAGTTTTAGGCCCTGCACATTGAGTGCACAACTGTGACTGTGGAGAGGTGCTGCAGCTAAAGGATCTTCCCTGTGCTATATCCCAAGTCCTTCCCTGTGCTTGCTCTTCTGGGAACTGCAGACAAGCCCTTGTTTTGTGCAATGAGATGAAATGGcaatttccttctctctccagtgaaaggaaaaggatTCAAATCCGTGTTCTTCCCATTACAGAAGCTTTCAGAAGCAGTCAAGCCCATTTTCATCCTGATGAGACAAAGGGGAAAAACACCAAGTAGTGGTAAGAGGAAGAAACTGCTTCCCATTGTGGATTTCACAGAGGGAAACGTATGCAAAGAGGTATTTTTCTGCTCCTATTCATGAAGTGAAGGAtagacaaacagaaaaggaactCTTTTGCCTGGATAACTGAAAGAGCACTTGATCTGCTTCACACACAGAGCCTGGCACAACTTAAGGATAGACCCTACGCTGCAGCGACCTTCCTAGGAAGACACATCAGTatggagaggagggagagctgctggaacagAATTTCAGTGCACACGGATGCTGAGATTTGAATTAAGAACTCAGACTTCTGTGCAGAACATCTTGTTTGCACCTTGTGTATGGAGCTGCCTGGTAAAGCAGGAAGGTGGAAAGAAGAGGCAGATCAGACCCGTTTCTGATATTTCAGTGTAGTGTGAGCTGTCTGTAATTAGGCTGACCATAATTAGGAAAACCAACTCAGTTGTGTTGGCTCCAAGGCTTTTCATCACATAAAGGCTGATTTGTGCTTCTAAAATCACAGTGCTCCTCTGGAATTAAGACACTCCTCGCTCAGGCAAATCTTTCCCAATAATTTCTCATGCAAACTGTCTTGCTTATCTTCTTTGGAATGTCTATGGAGACACAAGTCTTATCTTTCTGTGGATAGGAGAGCTAGGAGAACAGAGGCAATAGAAGGTGCATGTTGTTAGGGAAATGTTCCTGGGCAGGCAAGTTCCAGCTGCTAATTCATGTTAGGAGGACTCTACCTGCATGTTAAAGAAAGAGGAGGGACCAGAGGTCAGACTGTATGGGGTATTCCTGAGCTGCAAACCACATGAGAGATGAGAGTAACAAAAGATCTGGAAGACACAGACATTTTTATTCTAAAAGATCAGGCTTGGGAGTCTGGGGCTCTGGTACTATCCTGGCCTGATGATCTCTTTGAATCTTTGCATACAAGGAAGGAGCAAAGGTGGACTGTGACTCTTTTTATTTGGCCCTTGTTCCAAAGAAGGGCCCCTCTTGGAAGCTGTgccagctggagcaggtggatgtTCCTTGAAACAGTTGGGATCAGAGTGGGTGCCAAAAGAGCCTCTTGCTGCAGCACTGAGTTCTGGGCAAAGACAACTCTGCCAATTCAAACTCTGTGGTGGTTTCCTCTGCTGCCGAATGCAGGCTGCTGGCTCCCTAGTGGGATGTGAAAAGGCAGGGGTGTTCACAGAATGCTAAACAGGGGGGAGGGAACAATATAACTTTcacctcagccctgcagcaaGTTGCTCTGGCTACTGAAGCTTCCTTTGAGGGGCCCTGCCTCTCCACAGCTGCCAGATGACTGCAAAACAGAACTTTGTTTCAGGCTGACAGTgatgcaggggcaaatccccaGGCAAAGAGAATTTGTTCGAGTCCATAGGCACTTACTCTTCACAAGGAGAATGTTAAGCCTTGAAGCCCTCTCTTGGCATGGagccaccacagcccagcttcTGACATGCTCGAGTCACAGCCTGGACAAACAGCTCATTCTACAAATGGCTGATAGTGGCTCCTTGTGTGGGGAAGAGCTTCGCCCTCAAACAGCTCACAAAGAGGAGGGTGGGCTCCCCTGATCTTTGCACACAAAGTGTGGAAAAGAATGAGCTGTGAGAGCTGAACAAAATGGGGATTGCTGGGACAAGCGTACTCCTTATACCCTGTTTCCATTATGGCTCAATTATGGCTGGCAGCAACGTACAATCACAGTTCAAAGTCTGTGGGCAGCTGTCAGGATGGCAGATGAGTACCAATAACATCAAGGGGCTTTTAGTGCTGAAACAGGGAGTTTTCTTTAACATTAGCTAGATTAAAAAATCACCCCAGGTCCCTCCCCATTCTTCCCCTCTACCCTTTCCAGTACATAAACCCCCTTACAGCAAATCTTTAGGCACACCTGTCTTAACCCCTAGctccagttttcttttttaaaagcaagttgCACAGCATCATCCACATCCTGCACTATGTAAGATGCCTCTAGCAGGCTGGGGTCGAAGGAGAAGTCCCGATGTCCATGGAACACTGTCTCCACTGTTTTCTTGGGAATGTCGCCGTTGTGGCGGTAGACCCCAGTGCAGACCAGAATCGACTCGCAGCTCTCCACCGAGTTGTTGCAGTCATTCCTCAGCTCCAGGGAAACCTCAACCTGGGGACTGGCTGCCTGTGGGCTCCtcttcagcccagcctggaCCTGGCTCTGCTGAGCTGACTTGAGGTAGTTGTTGTAGAGGTTTGCCCCATAGACGTCAGACATAGGGTTATCCCTGGATAAGGTCACAGTGTGAAACAGAAAGGACAAACAAGCCCATGGGAATGGGCTCAGAAATGAGAAACAAGCCCTCTGGCTCTGGGGGCCTCAGATTAAGACAGCACTGAAGGAGAAAGGCATGTGAGATAGTTGCTAACATCATGAGGAGCAACTGGAGTGGGCCAGTGAGTCTACCCACCAGTGAGTCCTGCTCAGGACATGTGCACCTTTCAAAGGGGAGACAGCACATCCCAAGCACCCAGAGCAGTTTCAGCCACCACTGGATAATAACTCCCACATTCCCAAAGTGTTTGGCCAAACTGAGCTAACACTACTACATCTGGGCCTCTTAATTGTGTCTTTAATTGAGTCACCCTATGTGCATTCTGCATCCTGCAATCCACAGCTTTGCTGTGTAGGGTGCAAAAAGCTAGCAAGCCTCTGTTCCAGGATGCGAGGCTCCAGAAACACCATCGGAATTTTGGTATTAACTTTAGAAATatccagaggggaaaaaaacccaagcaagtaagcaccacaaaaaaaccccaaaacaaacaaaaaacaaacaaaaaacccaaaaataaaacaaacaaaaaaaaccccaacaacaaaaaaactaaacccacaaaaaaaaccaaacaaaaaaaaaaaaaaaaaaaacaccaccaccaccaccactaaAGAACAATCATTTTGCAACTCCCCAAGGAAACCAGGAGGAAGAAGTCTCTTACCCAACTGCATAGAGGCGTCGGATGGGAGCCTTCCAGCCCTGCTTCTCTGCCTGCTGTTGGATCAAGTATCGGGCATAGCGATAGGtgactgggctgggtttgccaaTCAAGGCCTCATACTTCAGCTCCCTGCCTGTCACCTTCTTGTAAATGCTCTCCAAGCAGAGAAGGAAAGTGCCGTGGCCAAACCTGCCCCAGAAAGGAGGTCATCAGCATCCCCAGAAACACCAGTGGAGCAAGCAAGCACTCCTTGGTTATTGCCTGCTTTGGACATGGTGCCCACACACACTTCCACAGACAGTGGTCTGGCTTTTGCTGCTCCCCAGGttttagcctttttttctcATGCAGCTTTCATGTCTCTGCTGCTAATTACATCATACAATCAAGCTCTTAAAACAttcaaatgctgaaaaaacacaGTAGGAAAAGATGATCTCCACAAGAGGAGTATGAAATTGGCTAAACCAAACACCACACGTGCTTTTCACCTGGGCATCTTGGCTTCAGCCATCCACAGGAGGTCCATGTTGCAGGCAAGGATAGGCAAATGAGGGTATGGTAAATCCTGAAGCTCTGCCCCAGGGTTCCCATTGCTCAGGAGTACATCAGCAATGAGTTGCAGGCTTGTCTCCCACCTCACTGGCTCACCAAACAGAATCACCCCTGCAAGATTTGGAGGAAACTGTTTGGAAACTCACAGCATTCAAAAGCCACCCGCTCACAAaacccctcctgtgctgggctgccctggcaaGTACAGCTACCAGTGGAACATGGCTGGTGCCAAGGCTTCAGTCTGCACATCATTGCACCATGTGCACCACTGGTTCCAGATACTGGCACATGGCACAGGAAAAAGTTGCTTTTATCCATCTTTTTCCAGCAGCGAGGCTGCCTCCTGGCTGCACCCTCTGAATATGCTGCCCATGGATAGCAGTGAGCTGACAGCACATCATTAGCTCCCATCCCAGCTGGCCTGCATTGCTCTtagctctgctggctgctcaTAGGTAAACACAGGCCACTGCTTACCTTCTATAGTGGGGAAGCCAGTGGTGGGAGGAGGCTgccagaagaaaggaaaggctggattAGTAATGCAAAACCTAATGCCATCTCCAAAATAAAGCTAAAAACGCCTCCCTTGAACCTGCCAAGGCAGTTCCATAACACGGCAGGACAAAGCCACCTGGAACcatgaaagaatatttttttttcccctcccccatcccagaTGGGATTTCACAGATCTTGTACTCCTGTCTCAGAGCTGGAGATGTCAACCAAACCACCTTACCCCTCACAGCAAGGAACAGCAATGGAAGGCAGGCGTGGCATGAGAAAGGAGAGGGGAGAGTCACTGCCCTTTCTGCAGGAGCCAACACTGGgaagagcagaggggctgcttGCTCAGGGTCAGTGCCAGGCTCCTGCTAAGGCACCTCAGTGGCAGCTGCCCTGTCCCTTTGCTGTGACCACCTCTGCAGCAGAACACCCCTTCTGCTGATATTTCAGGAAATTACCAGTTCTTTCGGCCTCCGGCTCAGGTCCACCATGTCTAATAGGGGATATGCCTTCCTCAGGGCCTCTATGGTGACCACATGCTTGAACCCCAGGCTAGTTCAGACCATCAAGGAATGTTGTGGAGactggtttgtttgggtttttttttaagtgacagTTTTTCTTTAAGTTACTTGCAGAAGAATCTATAGGATTATGGAATGTAAGTCCTAGTAACACAGCAGTTAAAGCATAACCTTATGGTTTTCAGCCAGACAAGGAacccttccactagaccaaacTGAAGCCCCATTATATTTGAGTTCCTTCAACTGCTGTCAGATTCTGGAGAAAACCTCATcgctgggacagctgggagtGATCTCTAATGGGCTTTGCCCTGAAAGAATGGGAGAAGCACAGCTTTATCTCAAAAATGAGACACCTAACGCTGACGAGTCCTCATGGTCACATCCCACCAACAAAACAGCAATCACAGGAGAAGTCATGAGCATGAGAAGCCAAACACTGAACAGGGGAGCCAGGAAGTGACCAGCACGGAGACCAACAGCACCTGAGCCTGTCCATAAGGACACTGCCCCATAAGGTAAGCTCAGTGACCTTCGTGTCTCCTTGCGCTTCAGGACTGAGCAAGCGAGTGCCAGGCTAggggaagggcaggagcagcagcctgagccGGGGCGccgcagcagcacagagcaccaCGAGGCGCAAAGGATACTCGTGGGCGTTCTcctccaggggcccctgcccggCCACCAGCATGCACCTCTGGTGGAACTGGCTGAAGAGCTGCAGGGGGCTGTGGGACAGGACCACCTGCTCCGGAGACACCTGCGGGACGGAGGAGAGGCCGGCTGGGAGCCCAGAGAGGATTTCGCCCCCTTCTCCCGGCATCGCTGCCAGCTGCCCCTCCGCAGCCcctggggccgggccgggcatgGGGGGGGCTCGGGTCCCTCCTGCCGCCGCCCCGCCAGCGTTacctgcagccccagcgccTGGGACAGCTCTCGGGCCTTGGCCGAGCGCAGGCAGTTCCCGGCGTTGGTCAGGAACACGACGGGCACCCGCAGCCGCCCGCCGCCGTCCGCCAGCCTCTGGAaggcgcggcgggcggcgggcacGGGCTGGCTGCCCCGCACCAGCACGCCGTCCACATCGAACAGGAACCCGAAGGCCGGCGGCTGCAAGGCGAGCGGAGGGCGCGATCAGCCGGGagcctccccgcccgccccgcgcccgccccgcgtcCCTCCGCGCACGCACCCGGCTGCAGAGCCCGCGGGCCGGCGGCCGCCGCAGCAGCGCCCGGCCGGCCCGCAGCGAGCCGCGCAGCGCCATCCGCCCCGGGCACAGCGCCGCTGGACTACAGCTCCCATCGGCCCCGGCACACCGGCCTGCAGCTCCCATCCGCCCCGGGCACAGCGCCGCCGGACTACAGCTCCCATCGGCCCCGGCACACCGGCCTGCAGCTCCCATCGGCCCCGGCACACCGGACTGCAGCTCCCATCCGCCCCGGCACACCGGACTGCAGCTCCCATCGGCCCCGGCACACCGGCCTGCAGCTCCCATCGGCCCCGGCACACCGGACTACAGCTCCCATCGGCCCCGGCACACCGGACTACAGCTGCCATCGGCCCCGGCACACCGGACTGCAGCTCCCATCGGCCCCGGCACACCGGACTGCAGCTCCGATCGGCCCCGGCACACCGGCCTGCAGCTCCGATCGGCCCCGGCACACCGGACTACAGCTGCCATCCGCCCCGGCACACCGGCCTGCAGCTCCCATCCGCCCCGGCACACCGGACTACATCTCCCATCGGCCCCGGCACACCGGACTGCAGCTGCCATCCGCCCCGGCACACCGGACTGCAGCTCCCATCCGCCCCGGCACACCGGCCTGCAGCTCCGATCGGCCCCGGCACACCGGACTACATCTCCCATCGGCCCCGGCACACCGGACTACATCTCCCATCGGCCCCGGCACACCGGCCTGCAGCTGCCCGCGGCCGGCGTCCTGCCGGCCCGCCGGGGGCTCTGAGGGAAGGGCGCTGCCCCTGCTTCGGGCTGAGCGGGGCTGCGGGTttgggcagagctggagggagGAGCGGGTGTTGGAAGCAGCAGCGGAGCTGGCAGGACCCCGATGCGGAGGGGCACAagcagccctgccatggcagagggggCGGAAGGCTTCGAGCCCTGCGATGCGGTCACGGCGGGTTTATCTTTCTCACGAAGGCGCGGCACGGGACGCTGTCGGGCTTGTGCGCGGcccgggatcgggatcgggatgaGGAGGAGGGCGTGGGCCGGGCACAGCCTGGCTTCGGCCCGGCTGGTTCCTGACCAGCCTGTCGCCCCTGCCAGCCGGCCGGGCACGCAGTGTCCCCGGGGACTCGGCACGGGGGAGTCCCGCTCCAGTGCTGCCTCCGGCGCCGCGCCCCTCCGACAAGAAACTGAGGCGTGGAGAAGGGCAGcgaagctggggaagggtctggggttCTGTGAGGAgtagctgagggagctggggctggaagAGAGGCCCAGGGGTCCTTTTCCCTCTCTAccactccctgacaggagggcaCAGCCAGATGGGGGTCGGGCTCTTCCCGCAGGCAGCAgcgacaggacaagaggacagaGGCTCAAGGTGTGGACATCAGGAAggatttcttcactgaaagcgTAGCCAGGTATTGGAACGGACtgcctagggaggtggtgggatcaccatccctggaggtgttcaagaaatgactggatgtggcaATTACTGCCATGGTCTGATTGACAGGGTGGTGGTCAGTTagtttggacttgatgaccttttccagccttaagAACTCTGAGTTTCTGTCCTGCCTTTGCTCAGCCTTTTCTATGCAAACTCTTTTTCCTACAGATAAATAAGGTTCTCTATAACTCTGGTCACTTTTACTCTGACAGACTGCATCCCTCTTTCCTGCAACCTGAAACAAAAATCTTGATGCTGAATTCAGCTGAGATCCTTCCAAACCTGGAGAAAGTAAAAGCTTCGTTTCACATCCATGGAGATGAAACaatgtttgtttgctttctgacTGGGCTTAGGATCTCCCGAGTCCCTCGACAGGGCAGGTTTAACACGTATGACTTTAGGCATCAATTACACAGTGTAATTGTTTGTTTTTACGCTTCCATTGCCATGAACACCAACCTTAATTTGTTTTTGACCCACTTCAACACCCAGAGCCCTATTTGCAGAGCTATTAAAGCATTGGCAATTCAGAGATACACATTTGTACAGATGGTTATTCCTCCTTAAGTGCTTTTGCCTTAACTGAATTACCTACcgtttattttctgtaatttcctCAGTTTGCCAACATCACTTTAGTTTTTCTGAAGTGTTTGCAGCTCATCCTGCTCTGGCAAAATGTGTGCTGGCCTTGGAGacattactgaaaatatttagcTCCATGAAGAACTGTGCTTCAAACCTTCTTCCACCAGCACAAGGAAGCCAGCTATAGCTACTCTGAAGTGTGCCTTCTCAACTATGTACAAACCAGAGGCCTCCAACCCTCACATTCCCTGGCTGTCGATGAAAAATAGTTAGAGAGGCAAAGACTTTCTGAAAATAATGACAAACACAGGAGCCTTGTCTCGAGTGCTTCTCACCCATCCACCGAGGCAGTCCCTCCTGGCAGAGTGAAAATGTGATTGATTTGCTGTGATTTCTGCTTAGGGTATTTGCTAATGTGGATTTATGGCCTTTTAATGATACAGCCACTTGCAAGTTAGACAGGTTGTTTTGCTTGCTGGTTTCTGTGCCTCTAGACTGAACTGCACTTGGGAATGTGGGGGTCTGTCAGTCCCTTTAAGTGTAGGGATACTTTTGCCCCTTCCTGTTTCCAAGACGTGCAAAAGAGCTGGAAGAGACATCTAGTCTGTTCCTGCAGAGATTTCATTgctaaaaaaagggaaaaaaaattagtgtaTTAAATATCCAGGAGTTCTGGTGAGGAGGAGAGGTAGACAGCTTGGGGGTTTTGTGggtgggcatttttgggggtgAGGGTTtttagggttggggtttttaggggtgGGCGGTTTTGGGAGTAGTGTTTTGGGCGTGGGATCTTTTGAGGGTGGGCACTTTTGAGGATAGGGTTTTGGGGCGGGgcgttttggggctgggggtttTTAGGGGGTGGGCGTTTTTAGGGGTGGGGTTTTGGAGGGTAGGATATTGAGGGTGAGGGTTTTAGGGCTGGGGGGTTTAGGGGTCAGGGTTTTGGgattgggtgttttttgggggtgagGGTTTTGGGTctggaggtttttggggtgggcagttttgggggtaGGGTTTTGGGGGTGAGGGTTTTAggggtggggtttttggggtgggcgTTTTTGGGGgtgggcagttttggggctgggagTTCTGGGggtgggtgttttgggggtagggttttgggggtgagggttttggggctgggagtTCTGGGggtgggtgttttgggggtcccccgCTGCGGATTGTTATCCCGGCGCgtccctgcgggcggcgctccTGCTCCACGGCACGGGCAGCGCTCCCCTGCGCCCCGGCTCGGGGGCTCCGGGCACGGGGGACGCGGGTGGGGATGTTGGGTCTGGCcggagggagggaaaggaacGCGTTGTTCTGCTCCCAAGGGGACTCTGGGGGAGTCCGCCCTTGGAGAGGTGTCCCCAAAGTGTGCGTGTGCTTTGCCCCTGCGGGCTGCCAGCGCTGCCGGGTTTATTTTTCCAAGGACGGCTGTCCAACAGGATGGAGCGCTTATTTTTAAACCGGCACGGGGGGACTTTGGCAGCAGCCGGGCACAGGCtgagcctggcaggagcagcgGGGACCGACCGCGGCAGGGCTGCCAAGCCCCGCGCTGTGCAGAGCCTGCAgtggctgctgagccccagccTTCCCGGCGGGCTTTAGCCCATCATCCCTGTGCTGAATGCTCGTTGTGCCTTTTTCCCTTCAAGCGCTGGGAATATTTCCGTGTCTGTTTGGAGCTTCCCATTCCGCATGCTGTACATGGATGGACCTCGTGATTTCCTCTGCAGGCACATCTGGCAGCAGCCGTACCCCAAAGACCCCTAGGGATCTTCTGTCTGCCCTTCTCACACCACCCACAGGAGACTCCCTCTTCTTCCCCTGTCCACGCCGTACTTGGATGTCTCCCACCCCCTTTCAGAGCTCACTATAAAGACAAGCAAAACAGGCAGCTGCCCACAGCCTTCTCCCGTGGGTCACTGTGTAAACTTtgcagctctgctttccctggACTCACAGCCCTGTCATCACTCCCCTCTTCCTGACCTTCTCACATGCCCCTCGAATGCACCCATACCTTCCATCTCTTTCCTTACTGCAGAGGCTGTAATGGCCTGAACCAGCCCTCCCCCCACAGTTTATCTCTCTTCCCATGCTGCAGCCTGCTCATGGAATGATGGACAAGCTAAAGGTtgagaaaataaagtaaaatgcCTTTCTCATCCTGTAATGACCAAGGGGGAGGACGCAACCTGATAAAAATGACAAACCAGGAGAACTGAGAGCCAGACCCTTCACCTGCCTGTCCCTCAGTGTACAGAAAACCTGTGCACAGACCTGCTGTGATTGCAACTGCTGCAAACCTGGAAAGAAAGGAATTAACGACTGAGCCAATTAGAGCTACAGGTTTCTGAGCAAAGAAATGTCCTTCTGCTACCTGTGAAGAGGCTAATTCAGAGATTCAGATAGGAAGAAAACCTGAAGCAGGCCGATCATTTGGAGCTGGTGGAAGACGCATCTGCAGGCCTGTGTTTTATGGCCAGAGGGCTTTGCTTAGCATCTGGCACCTGCATAGTCCCACTGCAGTGATGGAGGCTTCACATGACAGATAGATCCAGCTGCTTGCTTGGGCCTATCTCTGTTTTCAACCACTTACTTTGCTCCTCTGTTTTATTGGCATGATTTTTGACAGCAACCACTAGTGCTGGATCAGCCATTTCCTGGCAGTGAGTGACCAGGAGGCAAACATTTCATCCTCTAAATTGCCCCAAAAGCAGTCTAGGATGCTCTGCAGCAAACACTTGTGCTGCAAAAAAAGCTCCATCCACTTCCCATTTAAACAAATTGAACCTGAAGAGGCCACAGGGAGTGACAGATGGGGAGGATAACAGCCATAAGGCTTTAGGTATTGCTATGGCTGCTTGAAGTAACTGTAATAGGAGCTTCCATGAATTTTCTACTCTCCTTCCTTGTACCTGAGCCTTGATGGAGACTGAAGCAGGCTCTTTTTGCCTCTTTATATTTTCTCTACTCAGCCTCCCACCACCCTTGtggctgcctcctcctctttcaTCTCAGATATGGAAGCTCTCTCAAGCTGGCACTTACTTCCCATGCCCACCAGCAGTACTTTGGACAAAGAGCCTCACGTTGTACCCTGTAGTCACCTGATGCTCCACAAGCAATTATTTGAAAAGAATTCACATTCTTTGAAAAGAATGGGCTGATCATTTAGTCTTCTCCTCACTTCCCTCTATTTCCTTCCTAAAATCATGCTAAAAGCAGGTTAAATGACCTTCAGTCATTCTTTTACTTTCCCATGCTGTAAGCACCACAGGGACGGTACAAAACTGTAGTGGGAGGAGAGGCAGCACAAGCAAATCCTGTCTGTCAGGTGGTCTCTGTATCAAAACACAACCATGAGCTGGATGCAGCTACTGTGGGGCTTGGGGAAGGGGGAACAGGGGACCTGTGTAGTGTCTTGGCCAGGACTGAGGCTTAACACTGTGTTAGCTCTACAGATCAAGTTGCCCTTTGCACAGAATGCTGAGAATGCATTTCAGGCTCCCTGATCATTCCAGGCTGAGTGATGTGAGACATCCCCCTCCACGGCATGTTCCAGATTAAAACCTCCCATCAAATCCAGGTATACCCTGTTCTTTTTAACAgggaaccaaaaaaaaaaaaaaaaaaaaaaaagaaaaattacccCCACAATTAAGACAGGTTTGAAAATTTAATTATAGACTATGTCCTGAAACAGACAAGCAAGACAGCATTATATGTAATGTATTTGCCAACAAATGTGAGCAGGGAGCCAAGGTACTGGGCAAAAGGGAGTAGACTGGCAGCAAAACTTTTGGAATAGTGCTGCTAAAAGGCGAATCTCAGTGAAGCCCTGCAGCCAAATTTACACAAAGCTTGAATGGAGCTGAATGAATTGATCTTTTATAACTGCTGTTGTCCAGCCTAAATTCCTCCTTTTTTGCACACCTGGAGTTAGACAGGCAAGGATGCAGCCTGGGCTTCTCAATCTGCACCTTTCTCCCAATTAAGACATACTGTAAGGAAGAGCGGATTCCCA
Protein-coding regions in this window:
- the HDHD5 gene encoding LOW QUALITY PROTEIN: haloacid dehalogenase-like hydrolase domain-containing 5 (The sequence of the model RefSeq protein was modified relative to this genomic sequence to represent the inferred CDS: deleted 2 bases in 1 codon) gives rise to the protein MGDVVRCAGADGRCSPVCRGRSELQSSGAVPGADGAARLAAGRPGAAAAAAGPRALQPGACAEGRGAGAGRAGRLPADRALRSPCSPAFGFLFDVDGVLVRGSQPVPAARRAFQRLADGGGRLRVPVVFLTNAGNCLRSAKARELSQALGLQVSPEQVVLSHSPLQLFSQFHQRCMLVAGQGPLEENAHDLGFKHVVTIEALRKAYPLLDMVDLSRRPKELPPPTTGFPTIEGVILFGEPVRWETSLQLIADVLLSNGNPGAELQDLPYPHLPILACNMDLLWMAEAKMPRFGHGTFLLCLESIYKKVTGRELKYEALIGKPSPVTYRYARYLIQQQAEKQGWKAPIRRLYAVGDNPMSDVYGANLYNNYLKSAQQSQVQAGLKRSPQAASPQVEVSLELRNDCNNSVESCESILVCTGVYRHNGDIPKKTVETVFHGHRDFSFDPSLLEASYIVQDVDDAVQLAFKKENWS